The sequence TTGAAACTTTCCCTCACACGGTCTTCATCCCAATGTGGTGGGAGCCCATCAATAAACACTGACTTAACCTGAGCCATGACTTCCGGATCTGGCTCGCGCTGAGGTTCAGCAAAAGCCACTTTGACCGTTCTATCACTGTGACCAAATAAAACATCGGGCTTTTGGAGTCTTTTATATGCCAATAGAGCCTCAGCATGACAAGAGAACTCAACGAATACAAAACCACGGCTCAACCCTTCATTTCGAGGATCTGCTACCATAGTAATATTTTCAACACCTTCAACTCCATAATCCTTAAGCTTTTGGTTAATCTACCATAAATTTAGATGCACCATGAGCTACGAAAATAGTTCATTAATGACAGAACAGAAATAACCTTACCGCTTCCTTAGTCCATGTATTGCAAATGTTACCCAAAAACAATGTGTCATCACCCTCAATTGATGCAGTACCACATCGCTTTCCATGTATCTAAGAAATATCCGGAGTCAGAGTTGCACCCAACCATAAGCATTTATGTTCACGAATGATAAGCAAGTGGATAGAAAATTAAAGAACGTGAAAAAATTGCATCATTTATAAattgattttaaattataaGAAACAAAACAGAAAGCAGGAGGCAAGTCATACGACAGGGTTCTTCATTTCTGACAATGCGTAACTAGCTTGCTCCTTCGTAGCAAACTGAACAAAGGCAAAGCCCTTATTTTTGTTAGTGGCAGGATCCTTGTGTATGCGAACTTCAACAACTTCCCCAGCATATTTGAAAACCTTTCTAATATCCTCTTCCACAGCATCCCTGTCCAAACCACCAACAAAAATCTCCCTCTCTTTCCTTGCTCTACGCTCCTTTGCAGCAACATTCAACTCTACTTGTTCCTCTTCCAATGTCTCAGCTTCTGAAATATTCTCTGGTTCATCATCATCAGCAAAATCTTCCCCACCAAATTCTTCATGAACCTCTTGATCACTGATCCCCTCAATCTTTTCATCACCAGCTTCCTCGAGGGAAGTATCATCCTGTTTCCTCGTGGACTCATTATTTGTTTCTGTCGGCTCTTCCTCGTCCTCCTCTGGTTCTTCTGCCTCAGAGAGTGCGGGCTCTGCACCATCCACAGACAGTGTACCTGTAACAATAGGCTCTACAACAGACAAGTTTGCAGCACTTTGCATCAAGTGATTCTGCCATTCACCCACAATACCTTCATTGTTTAAGTGTTTTCCAGCGTTGCTGGTTTTTTTATTCTCCACCGCAGACCCTTGGATATTGCCTACCAAAAGGCTTTCATCTGTTGTGGGTTCCTTGCCAACAGAATCTGCAACATTGGAACCCTCAAATGCTTTCTCTTTCAATGTTTCTTCAATCTTTGCCGCCTCATCAGCCCTTATTTCAGGGACACGCCCAGAAGTATCTCTGGCTGAAACAGGGATCTTCTTCTTTATCACTCTCTTTACTATCTTTCTCACTACTTTAGTTACAGGTTTTGCAACCTTTGTCGACTGAGTGGCTTCAGCTGACGATGCCGGCATTTCAACTACAATAAACTTAAAAACCCAATTAGACCAATTCGGATACAAAACCAGGCTCGAAGGAAAAAAATAACTAGGCACCGATAACTCGAAACAagtttcccaaaaaaaaaaagaaacaaactGAGGACCAAAAGCTATGAATTAGAGATGACTTCCCTCAGCATGCCACATTTACAAAGCTGAAATCTTTACAAAACCATGAAGATAAACATTGCGACAACCAAAACAAACAGGGCGTGGGCGAACCAAACCAAATTCGATAGAACCTCATCTCCTACATCCCACAAACCTGATGGTTGGGGCACAGAAGTGGGGGCGATGCTGGGAGAACCATCTTTGGCCTTGAGTTTTTTTGTTCGGCCGGACGAATCACGCTTTGGCTCGGGATTCTTCGCCGGAGAAGACTCGGCTCCTACCCCAGCAGAGGACGGTGTCGTTTGCGTCCTGCCGACGGATTTCTTCACCGCCGGTGACGCCTTTTTCGGCGTCGCACCTGGTTTGACGGTGTCGACTTTGCGAGTTCTCATTCTTGTGACCAAACGTGATTTCTAGAAGAGCGAGGGTTTCAAGATATTGGAGCCCTGGTCGGTTCAGCAGCTGATGTTGGCGGTTTAAGGCATGTTTGTTTGCAACCAGAGGGGTCAAAAGGGAAAATTGGGGAAAAGGGAGTCGattcttatttatttaagaaaagGGCATTGATCTCTTCATTTACCATTTTGTCCTTCCGTTTAACTATCATTATATGttttaacatattttttaaattttaaattattctcCCATCATTttcctttcttctcttttttttttttcttaatttgggTCTGACCAAATAAACATGCGACTCAAACACAAGTATTTGGATCTGACCAAGCACATGATTGGGTCTGACCAAAATTAGTCAAACCCAAACTTGTGACCAAAACACAAGTGCTTGGGTCTATCTGTTTGGGTCTGACCAAAATTTGTCAGACTCAAACACAAGTGTTTGGATCTGACCAAGCACAAGTGTTTGGGTCATACAGCATACACAAGCACAAGTGTTTGGGTCTAACGCTTGTGCATGGGTTTGAGCAAGACCCAACGTGCGGCGCGCTGCGAAAAGCAACTTTTCGCAACGTGCCAACGCGCTGCGGAAAGACCTAAAGCGCGCCGTGAACAATATATGCGCAAAAAAATCAAGTTTCATTAAATTCAGGATGCGAAACATAATGGGCTAGGCTGATTATCAATTCCATAATAAATGTTTATTTGTAACgcatttatttgtatttttaactGTTCTGTTTGTCAAAAAAATTAGGTAGTCAAATAATTTTTTCGCTGTTAATTTCACAAGTTTAACCAATATTTACATAATTTTGATAAATGTTGACATATAATCGTACATGTTGCAACATATGGATGCACTAATTTCACAAGTTTGTTCTATAATCATACacattttaacatatgaatccactaatTTCATAAGTTTGACCGataattacataattttgaCACGTAATTACACAATTTTGTCCAATGTTCATTGATAATTGTACattttttaacaatttattCATTAATTTTACGAGTATGTTTTATATTCGTACATGTTAACGTATGAATCTGCGAATTTCACATGTATGTTTTTAAATCATActtgttttaacatatgaattcgCTAATATCACAATCATGTTAACATATAATCGTATATATTTTACAATATGGATCCGTTAATTTCACAAATATGTtctataatcgtacatgtttttaaaatatgaattcataatttgacaagtatgttctataatcttatatattttaacatatgaatccacaatTTATAACATATATCCGTTATTTTCACGATTATGTTGTATAATTATACATGTTGTAACATATTAATCGActaatttcacgattatgttatatgattatgcATATTGTAACATATCAATAATCTAATTTCATGATTATGATAtatgattataaatattttaatataaaaatcaaCTGATTttacgattatgttatatgatcaTACATATTGTAACATATTTATCGACtgatttcacgattatgttatatgattatacatattgtaacatATCAATCAGCTAATTTCAtgattatattatatgattatacacaTTTTAATATAAGAATCAGCTGATTTTactattatgttatatgattatacatattttaatataagaatcaactgatttcactattatgttatatgattatacatattgtaacatATTAATCGACTGATGtccgattatgttatatgattatacatattgtaacatATCAATCATCtaatttcatgattatgttatattattatacaCATTTTAATATAAGAATCAATTGATTTCactattatgttatatgattatacatattgtaacatATTAATCGACTGATTTCGATTATGTTttatgattatacatattgtaacatatcaatcaattaatttcatgattatAGTATATGATTATACACATTAATATAAGAATCAACTGATTTCactattatgttatatgattatacatattatAACATATCAATCATattaatttcacgattatgttatatgatatacatattgtaacatatgaatcgactgatttcatgattatgttatatgattatacatattgtaacatattaattgattaatttcACAATTATGTTATATGGCTATACATACTTTAATATAAGAATCAAATTTAacgattatgttatatttacatgtttttgaaaataaatacaaTACATGATCTACCGTCGAGTAAAAAATATCCATAGTCTACCCAAGATAATTATGGGTCTGCCATGGTCTACCCCATAATTGTGAAGAGTTATGGGTCAGCCATGGTCTAACATGGGTAGGCAGACCCAAAACTCTTCACAAGTCTGGGTCTGCCAGTAGACCATGTTAGACCAAGAATTGTGGAGAGTTCCCGGTCTGCCATGGTCTAACATGGTCTACCCTGCCAGTAGACCATGTTAGACCATGGCAGACCTCGAACTCTCCACAATTCTGGGTCTGCCATGGTCTTGGGTAGACCATGTTAGACCATGGCAGACCCAGAATTGTGAAGAGCTCTGGGTCTGCGCAGACCCATAATTCTTTTGGGTAGACCATGGCTTACCATGAAATCCTGCGCTACAGATCCCATCCAACTTATTTCAACACATCATTTTTTGATCAACATTtgctaaatgaaaaaaaaaaaaacatttggaTATTGAATTAATGCTTACATTCAGTTGATCCAAAAATTTAATATCGAAGCAGCTCGGtggaaaaaatatgaaaaaaatgaaagctTTTTATtgcgaaaaagaaaaaaattgggTATTGTTAAATGttaattagtttaattaattaatattatattaaattttaagttaAATGGGTCAActccttacttttttaaaaaaatagtcaaagtcatttttttaaaaataacctATAAACTAATCCTACTTTTTTAACCAACCCGGGGTCAAAAAGGGCTAGTGGGGTGGGGTAGCCCACCACCTGTTGCAACCCACCACAACCACCCACCATTAAAATGGTGACGGACTTACGTGTAAATTGACAAGTTTTGGTGGATTAATTCGCAACCCAccacaacccaccattaggcgggaCGGTGGGGGTCAGCCCACTTTTTAGGCGGGTTGAAAAACTGTCAATCCAACTCATCTATTTTGTATGGCGAATTAACTTGACGGGCCTAACTCATTTTGTATATTATGCTAACTAGTAGTTACATCCTAatttaatgaattttttattgatcTTTTTAATATTGACTaaccattttttcttttttttctcaaaGGTTAAACTTTAATTGTCGGAGCCTCGGAGGGGACTTATTCAACCATCACAAATTTCGGAAATTGGAGTATATCTCTATTGATTTTATATGAAAATTATCCAAAGCATGAAAGAAAGTGCAAACTCGCTGAATACATCGAGAAATTAGGTGATAATTTCATTTAATGGGGTTTGGACGTTAATGATTGTTTAGTTTCTTATGTATTTGTCATTGTTTCATTATATCGAAATACATGCTCGTAATGCGAGAAACCTCAGATTGATCGATTTTTTGCGTTTACGTTTGAATGAAAGTTGTTTCTTCGGACAATCGGCCCTTCTGTTTTTCGAACAATGGTTTAAAGgatgctttataaatttttccttaaaaaattttatatcgaaAGATATAAAAGCTAATTTGAGTATGCTAATTTGGTAGGTCCGCTTAAGAAATTGTCCATTTCCATAAATTTTGAAatagatataattatttttctcaAATATAAGTTTCACTGCTAACATATATATTCAATCAGCCAACCATTGATAAGGACAATAAATAGAAACAGGAGCAATTGGCCTGTGGAAGCAAATCCAAAGGGATATGATATTAttaggcaccgtttggtttgagtgataggataaaTAATCCATAGATAAgcaatataatgtaaattaaaaataaaaaaaaatagttaatacattatttgatttgatggatagattataatttatttgatttaattgatgtaaaattattaattaataaatagataagtAATACGAcgaaaataaggcgaaattgaTTGGGATaaattatacatagattaataatacatcaaaccaaacaatgcctTAATACACcgtttgatttgaatgataGGATAAATAATCCATAGATAAgcaatataatttaaattaaaaataaataagaaaaaatagttaatatattatttgatttgatgaatatattataatttatttgatttaattgatgtaaaattattaattaataaatagataaataatacgacgaaaataaggcgaaattgattgaaataagttatacatagattaataatatatcaaaccaaacaatcCTTAGGAGTCCTTGTTAAACTTCGAATATTAATTCAATCTCATTTTCTTCTTTCTATCCATTTCCCACGTCATTTCGAAAAACACAACTTTCATCTAGTTTATTTGGGGAAAAGAATGTGCTAAAATTCTTTTTGTATAAATTTGAAactcaataaaaaattatattttattgaaaaaaatattaacctATAATCAACTAGAGTTGGATTAGGAGATTCATTCCAGCTCCAGGGGATTGAATCCTTCTGTAAACTGGCCTTGTGTCCGAAATGATTCTATCACATGGCCTTGAAATGGATACATAAAACATCGAGACAAATTCGAAATCCGTATCAAATTTTACCCAAACAAACACTATTGATGTAGAACATGGATTTGAAATCAATTCAATCCAGAATAGATCAAAAACATTAATCAAGAAACACCAGCCACTATATGCTCTCCAAAAAAGATACCATCTTGCTGCCTAAAACTCTTCATACCAAGGCATTAAGCTGCTACTGCTATAATTGAATCAAATTGAATCAAATTGAATCACAGGTATACGTATCGAATCGAGGAAACGAATTCATTTCAATCCAACAAAAACAGATGAAAATTTTGTTTTCAAGGTTGCTGCTGGGCATCCATATAACCAGCATCAACAAGTACCTTTTCCCTCTTAGCCAATTCGATATCTTCGTCTACCATCATCTTCACCAGCTGCTCGAACCCGACTTTAGGCTTCCATCCCAGTACTTTCTTGGCCTTGCTCGCGTCCCCTTTGAGATTATCCACCTCCGTGGGCCGAAAATATCGTTTATCGATCACCACGTGATCTCTCCAATTCAATCCGACATACCCGAATGCTGCTATCAAGAACTCCTCCACCGTGTGAGACTCCTCCGTGGCCACCACATAGTCCCCTGGCTGCTCCTGTTGAAGCATCATCCACATTGCTTCCACATAGTCGCCTGCGAATCCCCAGTCCCTGGATGCCTGCAGATTACCAAGGAATAGTTTGCTCTGCAGCCCGATCTTGATCCGACCGACGGCCCTGGTGATCTTCCGGGTCACGAAATTCTCACCCCTTCGGGGTGACTCGTGGTTGAATAGGATCCCATTGCAGGCGAATATGCCATACGCCTCGCGGTAATTGACGGTGTACCAATGAGCGGCACACTTGGAGGCGGCGTAGGGGGAACGGGGGTGGAATGGGGTGGACTCGGACTGCGGCGGCGGAGTGGATCCGAACATCTCCGACGACCCCGCCTGGTAGTATTTGATATGCGACCGACCCGTGGCGGAAATGTGAGAGCGGACGGCCTCCAGTAGGCGGAGGGCACCGGTGGCAACCACATCGGCGGTGTAATCGGGGATCTCGAAGGACACGGCGACGTGGGACTGCGCGGCGAGGTTGTATACTTCATCCGGGAGGATTGTATCGACCCAGCGGCGGAGGGAGGAGGCGTCGCTCAAATCGGCGTAGTGGAGCTTCATCCGGGCCTTGTGGGCGTTGTGGGGGTCGATGTAGATGTGGTTGATCCGCTGCGTGTTGAAGTTGGAGGATCGGCGGATGAGGCCGTGAACCTCGTACCCTTTATCGAGAAGGAACTCGGTGAGGTAGGAGCCGTCTTGGCCGGTGATCCCGGTGATCAGAGCAATCTTCCGGGTGGTTTGCAGCGGCGGCGGAGGAGATGGGGTGGCGAGATTATCGGTGCCATTGGCGTCGGCGGATTCGGATCTGGAAACGGAATCAGTTGCCATTGAAGGAAATCGAAGAGGTATTGTTATAGGTGTTTTACACTGTAAATTTATTGAAATGGAGAAGAAAAAAGAGAAAACCGTAGGGAGAGTATTAAATCACGCTTTCTTATTTTCTTTGCTTACATATTAGCAACTATAGCAGCTGGGCACGCGTTTACCTTTCCAAAGAGTTTACATAAATATTGAACCACTACATGGGGTAGTCGCAAATTTGAGTTTGACCTATTGAGTTAATTTGttctttttaaaaacaaaaaaattgcttttttggttttatttttgataCAAACGGGCCTGCATATGCTCAAACTTGACTACGCTCTTTAACAATTTTAAGCTTAAATATGTTGGAATATATAAGGAAATTTAGAGCaaagtttaaaaataatatattgataACAACCGTTATAAATATTTCTAAAGTATATAATTACAAATTATTTCAATAAATATCTTTTTTAAAATTCAGATAGAAGtctttatttttggaaaaaaaatcaaattataatttcaaacaatattttaattgaataaaagaAGATGAATTCAAGAACAAAAGTTAAACCACCGACAGGTTATTcacatgaataaaataaaatgaatttcATGTGCACATGTTAAAAAAAGTTTTGGTTGTCTTGTAGAAAACCATATGAAACATTTCCAAGTGTATGCATAAAAAATCATCGGGTTTTTTTTCGAGACACTACCACGTATAGCTTTAAAATATggaatcattttatttttccaaattttcaaTTCGCCTAACAATTATCCATCTCGTGACCAAATCATAGTGACAACGTTAAtaacaattaatgaataagtCTAGAGTTTACTTGGTTAGTGTAGTCTGCATTAATCCGTGGATTATCAAATGcacgattaaaaaaaattagacagTGTCGTTGTTGGCCAAGAGCAAGCGGGAATGTAATTTTAATTCAGACACTTGGAGTTGGAATCTTATCCAATACATATCACATGCAGTAGAAACCGGAatgtaatttaaatttaaacgaACAAAATACATTCAATCAGATTCCAACTCCAAGTAAGTTTGATAGGGAGGTGAGACCTTTCCACCGCATGATTCATATCCACAGTAGAAATGAATCCAAAAATCAGAGTGTTGGCAGTGTAAAGCCACTCCATCTTCGAAGCCTTGGATAATTTTGTGTCAATACCCACACCTTTGGCTGCCAAGATTCATCATCCTCGCCAAAGTCAATGGATGATCTCCGTGACATGGAACTTCCACGGTCCCACCAAACTTGATTTTCGATAATTTCCCTTGTTAAGGAATGCAATCGACATGAAACGGTTG comes from Henckelia pumila isolate YLH828 chromosome 4, ASM3356847v2, whole genome shotgun sequence and encodes:
- the LOC140863627 gene encoding uncharacterized protein isoform X1; translated protein: MRTRKVDTVKPGATPKKASPAVKKSVGRTQTTPSSAGVGAESSPAKNPEPKRDSSGRTKKLKAKDGSPSIAPTSVPQPSVEMPASSAEATQSTKVAKPVTKVVRKIVKRVIKKKIPVSARDTSGRVPEIRADEAAKIEETLKEKAFEGSNVADSVGKEPTTDESLLVGNIQGSAVENKKTSNAGKHLNNEGIVGEWQNHLMQSAANLSVVEPIVTGTLSVDGAEPALSEAEEPEEDEEEPTETNNESTRKQDDTSLEEAGDEKIEGISDQEVHEEFGGEDFADDDEPENISEAETLEEEQVELNVAAKERRARKEREIFVGGLDRDAVEEDIRKVFKYAGEVVEVRIHKDPATNKNKGFAFVQFATKEQASYALSEMKNPVIHGKRCGTASIEGDDTLFLGNICNTWTKEAINQKLKDYGVEGVENITMVADPRNEGLSRGFVFVEFSCHAEALLAYKRLQKPDVLFGHSDRTVKVAFAEPQREPDPEVMAQVKSVFIDGLPPHWDEDRVRESFKVFGEIAKILLARNMSTAKRKDFGFVDFNTHQEAVSCVDGVNKNGLNDGNSKVTVRARLSNPLPKMQAIKGGMCGGFQIGHGRGFDQGGQPFNRANFQYGRAFYPRGVGRGGRVGSSREYELNVPQRPVYGGHNSARGERWGFGGAYQGPDHARPYPSRSRHADRGYDRYESYHGPTYSFEEGYARPFMGRHFDDSYPYDDVAHGIKRPYYMTDSDFAEPSRSRPRLDRPDPAIPDRGTRYQDDLAAEGNFFPRNYYGSGYGGGAYSAFNRADHPYGRDYYY
- the LOC140863627 gene encoding uncharacterized protein isoform X2, encoding MRTRKVDTVKPGATPKKASPAVKKSVGRTQTTPSSAGVGAESSPAKNPEPKRDSSGRTKKLKAKDGSPSIAPTSVPQPSVEMPASSAEATQSTKVAKPVTKVVRKIVKRVIKKKIPVSARDTSGRVPEIRADEAAKIEETLKEKAFEGSNVADSVGKEPTTDESLLVGNIQGSAVENKKTSNAGKHLNNEEPALSEAEEPEEDEEEPTETNNESTRKQDDTSLEEAGDEKIEGISDQEVHEEFGGEDFADDDEPENISEAETLEEEQVELNVAAKERRARKEREIFVGGLDRDAVEEDIRKVFKYAGEVVEVRIHKDPATNKNKGFAFVQFATKEQASYALSEMKNPVIHGKRCGTASIEGDDTLFLGNICNTWTKEAINQKLKDYGVEGVENITMVADPRNEGLSRGFVFVEFSCHAEALLAYKRLQKPDVLFGHSDRTVKVAFAEPQREPDPEVMAQVKSVFIDGLPPHWDEDRVRESFKVFGEIAKILLARNMSTAKRKDFGFVDFNTHQEAVSCVDGVNKNGLNDGNSKVTVRARLSNPLPKMQAIKGGMCGGFQIGHGRGFDQGGQPFNRANFQYGRAFYPRGVGRGGRVGSSREYELNVPQRPVYGGHNSARGERWGFGGAYQGPDHARPYPSRSRHADRGYDRYESYHGPTYSFEEGYARPFMGRHFDDSYPYDDVAHGIKRPYYMTDSDFAEPSRSRPRLDRPDPAIPDRGTRYQDDLAAEGNFFPRNYYGSGYGGGAYSAFNRADHPYGRDYYY
- the LOC140865230 gene encoding GDP-mannose 4,6 dehydratase 1, giving the protein MATDSVSRSESADANGTDNLATPSPPPPLQTTRKIALITGITGQDGSYLTEFLLDKGYEVHGLIRRSSNFNTQRINHIYIDPHNAHKARMKLHYADLSDASSLRRWVDTILPDEVYNLAAQSHVAVSFEIPDYTADVVATGALRLLEAVRSHISATGRSHIKYYQAGSSEMFGSTPPPQSESTPFHPRSPYAASKCAAHWYTVNYREAYGIFACNGILFNHESPRRGENFVTRKITRAVGRIKIGLQSKLFLGNLQASRDWGFAGDYVEAMWMMLQQEQPGDYVVATEESHTVEEFLIAAFGYVGLNWRDHVVIDKRYFRPTEVDNLKGDASKAKKVLGWKPKVGFEQLVKMMVDEDIELAKREKVLVDAGYMDAQQQP